The genomic DNA GATGTATCAAACCAGCATCGGAGCGCATCATCATCGCAGCGGTCGCGGGACAAAGAAGATCGAATTGCCGGACGGCGTTGCGATGGTCCCCAAGTTGTTCCAAGAGGCGGGCTATCACACATCGATCACCGGTTGGCCGATGAACGGTAAGCTCGGCAAGACCGATTACAACTTCCAGTGGGACAAGTCGATCTACGACAGCAACGACTGGAGCGATCGCCAGCCCGGTCAACCGTTCTTCGCGCAGATCCAAACTCAGGGCGGGAAGCTGCGAGGCAAAGACGTTCGTGGTTGGGAAAAGGTCGCGATGTCGGCGGAGAAGCAACTGGGCAGCCGGACGCCGATCAGCGCTGTCACCTTGCCACCTTATTATCCCAACCATCCCGACATCGTCCGCGACTGGGCGGCGTATCTCGATTCGGTGCGGATGACCGATGCGATGGTAGGGGAAGTGGTCGCGAGACTTGAAGCCGAAGGAGTCCGCGACAATACGTTGATCCTGTTCATGACCGATCATGGGATCAGCCACGCCCGTGGAAAACAGTTTTTGTACGACGAAGGGTTACATGTGCCGCTGGTGATCGCCGGTCCGGGAATCGCAGCGGGAACAGTTCGCAAAGATCTCGTCGAACACATCGACATCGCCGCGCTGTCGCTTGCTGCTGCAGGGATTCCGATTCCCGCGAACATGCAGGCTCGCGACATTTTGGCGGCCGATTACCAACCGCGAACGGCGGTCTTTGCCGCCCGCGACCGCTGCGACGAAACCGTTGAACATATCCGATCGGTGAGGACAGAGGATTTCAAATACATCCGCAACTTCCTGCCGAACCGACCTTACCTGCAGCCGTGTGCCTACAAAGACGCCAAGCAGATCTTGATCGCACTGCGGCAGTGGCACGCGGCGGGGAAGTTGAACGCGACGCAAGAGCTGCTGTTTCAGGAAACTCGCCCGCCGGAAGAGCTCTACGACCTGAAGAACGATCCCCACGAGATCGACAACCTCGCCGACGATCCCGCGTTTGCAGAGCAACTGAAATCGCTGCGTGGCCAACTGGATCAATGGATGGAGACAACCGGCGACCAGGGACGGCAACCGGAATCGGCA from Rosistilla oblonga includes the following:
- a CDS encoding sulfatase, giving the protein MKSNSTLLVATLFLFAMSTGENLNAADPNVPPNIVWIIPDDMSAEFSCYGETAIETPNVDSLATAGVKFTNAYVTAPVCSTCRSAFITGMYQTSIGAHHHRSGRGTKKIELPDGVAMVPKLFQEAGYHTSITGWPMNGKLGKTDYNFQWDKSIYDSNDWSDRQPGQPFFAQIQTQGGKLRGKDVRGWEKVAMSAEKQLGSRTPISAVTLPPYYPNHPDIVRDWAAYLDSVRMTDAMVGEVVARLEAEGVRDNTLILFMTDHGISHARGKQFLYDEGLHVPLVIAGPGIAAGTVRKDLVEHIDIAALSLAAAGIPIPANMQARDILAADYQPRTAVFAARDRCDETVEHIRSVRTEDFKYIRNFLPNRPYLQPCAYKDAKQILIALRQWHAAGKLNATQELLFQETRPPEELYDLKNDPHEIDNLADDPAFAEQLKSLRGQLDQWMETTGDQGRQPESAAMYDSDMAVYLDSVQRRGTAEYLQALQKNIALMKRWAAEGK